A genomic region of Brevibacillus sp. JNUCC-41 contains the following coding sequences:
- a CDS encoding alpha/beta fold hydrolase produces the protein MRKMLKVSKNIFFIFIAIIIFIAIAVFIYHNYQKGKESSLIREGTTVDFNNKGINVYTEGSGEDTYVFMSGSGIAAPVYELKGLYSKFAKENKIAVIERAGYGYSDVFHDGRDIDTILEQSRRSLMESGNKPPYFLVPHSISGIEAIYWAQKYPSEVKGIIALDIGLPHQYVTHKMGMVDSLTVRGVNILTKMGLHRLFPSAVYNPEVIRQSFLSDYEKEMYKALSYKQFFNDDMEQELLQSYSNGKKSVNLPIPKGTPILFLDAIADENKDSKYTKQKNEDYENFAQKLLKADVIKLKGTHSIYLYAPDEIYDLAMEFIK, from the coding sequence ATGAGGAAAATGTTGAAAGTATCAAAGAATATATTTTTTATCTTCATTGCGATTATCATATTTATAGCAATAGCTGTTTTTATCTACCATAATTATCAAAAGGGAAAGGAATCATCATTAATTAGAGAAGGAACAACGGTTGATTTTAATAACAAAGGAATTAATGTATATACGGAAGGCAGCGGTGAGGATACATACGTTTTTATGTCCGGTTCCGGGATTGCGGCTCCAGTTTATGAATTGAAAGGATTATATAGTAAGTTTGCAAAAGAAAATAAAATTGCAGTCATTGAGAGAGCTGGATATGGATACAGTGATGTTTTTCACGATGGTAGGGATATTGATACAATATTGGAACAAAGCAGGAGATCATTGATGGAAAGTGGAAATAAACCTCCTTATTTTTTGGTTCCACACTCAATATCAGGTATCGAAGCTATTTACTGGGCACAAAAATACCCAAGTGAAGTAAAGGGAATCATTGCTTTGGATATTGGTTTACCGCACCAATATGTAACTCATAAAATGGGCATGGTAGATTCATTGACTGTAAGAGGAGTGAATATTTTAACGAAAATGGGTTTGCACCGTCTTTTTCCTTCTGCTGTTTATAATCCCGAAGTGATTCGGCAATCATTCTTAAGTGACTATGAAAAGGAAATGTATAAAGCACTATCATATAAACAGTTTTTTAATGATGATATGGAGCAAGAGCTTTTACAAAGTTACAGTAATGGGAAAAAATCAGTGAACTTGCCGATTCCAAAAGGTACACCCATTTTATTTTTAGATGCGATTGCCGATGAAAATAAGGACTCTAAATACACAAAACAAAAAAATGAAGATTATGAGAATTTTGCACAGAAGCTATTAAAGGCCGATGTAATAAAACTAAAAGGGACGCACAGCATATATTTATATGCGCCAGATGAGATATATGATCTTGCCATGGAATTTATCAAATGA